The following proteins come from a genomic window of Megalobrama amblycephala isolate DHTTF-2021 linkage group LG1, ASM1881202v1, whole genome shotgun sequence:
- the LOC125247338 gene encoding gastrula zinc finger protein XlCGF8.2DB-like translates to MAFIKEESEDVMIEETFRVKHEETEEQTDLMALKEESQDLNEMEEKDLYKTDCDVIIEEKSFNCSQTKKRAQKTSNESYFACQQCGKSFSQKGHLNCHMRIHTGEKPYTCQQCGKSFSHHVNLKVHMRVHTGEKPYTCQLCGKGFGHKEILNRHMNVHTGEKPFTCQQCGKSFGVQANLKVHMNVHTGVKLYACQQCGKTFSVQANLKVHMRVHTGEKPFTCQQCGKSFTQKGHLNNHMRVHSGKTSYICLQCGMSFTQKRSLDGHMRVHTAEKPFTCQQCGKSFTHKGNLNKHTKIHTGEKPYACQQCGKSFSEQTHLTGHMRVHTGEKPFTCQQCGKSFSHQGNLKVHMRVHWREELQLTTV, encoded by the coding sequence ACTTGATGGCGTTGAAAGAGGAGAGTCAAGATCTAAATGAAATGGAAGAGAAAGATCTATATAAGACAGATTGTGATGTCATAATTGAAGAAAAATCTTTTAATTGCTCACAGactaaaaaaagagctcaaaagacaaGTAATGAAAGTTATTTcgcctgccaacagtgtggaaagagtttcagtcaaaaaggacATCTAAACtgtcacatgagaattcacacaggagagaagccttacacatgtcaacagtgtggaaagagcttcagTCATCATGtcaaccttaaagtccacatgagagttcacactggagagaagccttacacctgccaacttTGTGGAAAGGGTTTCGGTCATAAAGAAATTCTTAACAGGCACATGAatgttcacactggagagaagcctttcacatgtcaacagtgtggaaagagcttcgGTGTACAAgcaaaccttaaagtccacatgaatgTTCACACTGGAGTGAAGCTTTAcgcctgccaacagtgtggaaagaccTTCAGTGTACAAgcaaaccttaaagtccacatgagagttcacactggagagaagcccttcacatgtcaacagtgtggaaaaagtttcactcaaaaaggaCACCTGAACaatcacatgagagttcattcTGGGAAAACGTCTTACATATGCCTTCAGTGTGGAATGAGTTTCACTCAAAAAAGAAGCCTTGATGggcacatgagagttcacactgcaGAGAAGCCCTTCACatgtcaacagtgtggaaaaagtttcactcACAAAGGAAACCTTAATAAGCACACGaagattcacactggagagaagccttacgcctgccaacagtgtggaaagagcttcagTGAACAAACACACCTTACAggccacatgagagttcacactggagagaagccgttcacatgtcaacagtgtggaaagagtttcagtcatcaaggaaaccttaaagtccacatgagagttcattgGAGAGAAGAGCTACAGTTGACAACGGTGTAG